The following proteins come from a genomic window of Iamia sp. SCSIO 61187:
- a CDS encoding IS5 family transposase yields MRALDPEVSDAVFVTVEWLVPPAPKRRQGGGRRRVPDRVIFRGLMIRLVTGVAWETVEFLLHHEVSDTTLRARRDEWVRAGVFNRLMAQALRAYDKVIGLDTTDVVIDGSHHPAPCGGEGTGIAPGNKGRLAWKWSTAVEAAGIPLGWALDGGNRNDYRMLEPTLDVVTTGPTARAIGTLHLDRGYGYPSLPDRLAGYDISEFNALWRNKPGQGAVALVGFGKRWTVERTHSWLTNYGQLRRNTDRRTEHRHAALCLAIAFLITAKLIDHRNQHYRPIR; encoded by the coding sequence ATGCGCGCGCTCGATCCTGAAGTCAGCGACGCTGTGTTCGTCACGGTCGAATGGCTGGTGCCTCCAGCACCGAAGCGTCGCCAAGGTGGTGGCCGGCGCCGGGTCCCAGACCGGGTGATCTTCCGGGGCCTGATGATCCGCCTCGTCACCGGAGTGGCGTGGGAGACCGTCGAGTTCTTGCTTCACCACGAGGTCTCCGACACCACCCTGCGCGCCCGCCGCGACGAATGGGTTCGGGCCGGTGTGTTCAACCGGCTCATGGCCCAAGCGCTGCGCGCCTATGACAAGGTCATCGGTCTCGACACCACCGACGTGGTCATCGACGGCAGCCACCACCCCGCCCCCTGCGGAGGCGAAGGAACCGGCATCGCCCCAGGTAACAAGGGTCGTCTGGCCTGGAAGTGGAGTACCGCGGTGGAGGCCGCCGGCATCCCGTTGGGCTGGGCCCTCGACGGCGGCAACCGCAACGACTACCGCATGCTCGAGCCCACCCTTGATGTCGTGACCACCGGGCCCACCGCCCGAGCCATCGGCACCCTCCACCTCGACCGCGGGTACGGCTACCCATCGCTTCCCGACCGTCTCGCCGGCTACGACATCTCCGAGTTCAACGCCCTGTGGCGCAACAAGCCCGGCCAAGGCGCCGTGGCCTTGGTCGGCTTCGGCAAACGATGGACCGTCGAACGCACCCACTCCTGGCTCACCAACTACGGACAGCTCCGCCGCAACACCGACCGCCGCACAGAACACCGCCACGCCGCCCTCTGCCTAGCCATCGCGTTCCTCATCACCGCCAAGCTGATCGACCACCGCAACCAGCACTACCGACCTATCCGCTGA
- a CDS encoding SDR family oxidoreductase yields MDSFDGRLAVVTGGGTGMGRELVVQLAAAGASVAACDVNLETLDETAELARKGAPDTVRITTHQCDVADPAAMDRFRDEVLAQHETDHVHLVFNNAGIGGGGSFLNATREEWERTFGVCWGGVYNGCRSFLPLLVAAPEGHLVNTSSVNGFWASLGPGVPHTAYSSAKFAVKGLSEALLEDLRLHAPHVSVSVVMPGHIGTDIVLNSGQIHGADGDPAERAGAIREAMAQRGVPSDGMDDEAVLGLVTAMGEAFRDNAPMTAAEAATVILDGVRAGEWRILVGEDAKLLDERVRADPLGVYGPDAGGLDTIVLGA; encoded by the coding sequence ATGGACTCCTTCGACGGTCGGCTGGCGGTGGTCACAGGTGGTGGCACGGGGATGGGGCGCGAGCTGGTCGTCCAGCTCGCCGCCGCCGGGGCGAGCGTCGCCGCCTGCGACGTGAACCTGGAGACCCTCGACGAGACGGCCGAGCTGGCCCGCAAGGGGGCCCCGGACACGGTCCGCATCACCACCCACCAGTGCGACGTGGCGGACCCGGCCGCGATGGACCGCTTCCGCGACGAGGTCCTGGCCCAGCACGAGACCGACCACGTGCACCTCGTGTTCAACAACGCCGGCATCGGCGGCGGCGGGAGCTTCCTCAACGCCACCCGGGAGGAGTGGGAGCGCACCTTCGGCGTCTGCTGGGGCGGCGTCTACAACGGCTGCCGGTCGTTCCTGCCGCTGCTCGTCGCCGCCCCCGAGGGCCACCTGGTCAACACCAGCAGCGTCAACGGCTTCTGGGCCTCGCTGGGTCCGGGCGTCCCCCACACCGCCTACAGCTCGGCCAAGTTCGCGGTGAAGGGCCTCTCCGAGGCGCTGCTCGAGGACCTCCGCCTGCACGCCCCGCACGTGTCCGTCTCGGTCGTGATGCCGGGCCACATCGGGACCGACATCGTCCTCAACAGCGGGCAGATCCACGGGGCCGACGGTGACCCCGCCGAGCGGGCGGGCGCGATCCGCGAGGCCATGGCCCAGCGGGGTGTCCCCTCCGACGGGATGGACGACGAGGCCGTCCTCGGCCTGGTCACGGCCATGGGCGAGGCCTTCCGCGACAACGCCCCCATGACCGCGGCCGAGGCCGCGACGGTCATCCTCGACGGGGTGCGGGCCGGCGAGTGGCGAATCCTGGTGGGCGAGGACGCCAAGCTGCTCGACGAGCGGGTGCGGGCCGACCCCCTCGGGGTCTACGGCCCGGACGCCGGCGGGCTCGACACGATCGTCCTCGGCGCCTGA
- a CDS encoding serine hydrolase: MRTLAPILAAVTLVVACTSSDETGSAGTTTEPAISTSAPAEAFVYPGEEWERADAAEMGFDPAALEAVAATAEELDSSCFVVTRKGKVVGEWYWDGTEPTTTSEVFSVTKSITSTLVGLAQADGALAIEDPASDYIEEWVGTDSEVVTIEHLLSNDSGREWSFGLDYVELPRAADRTQFAIDLGQQYPPGEAWSYNNAAIQTLDRVISVATGEVTADYARERLFEPIGMDATEMAPGNADGTATSAFFGLQSTCEDLARFGYLFLRDGTWEGEEVVPAAWVDEATGAPSQEHNAAYGYLWWLNTEGRILGPLQAVSPTAEPEEVVGQIAPGAPEDMFTAQGLGGQIVMVDPGSETVIVRLGSGPAGDPQSGFRAPDAARVLTEALVDP; the protein is encoded by the coding sequence ATGCGGACGCTCGCCCCCATCCTGGCCGCCGTCACCCTCGTCGTCGCCTGCACCTCGTCCGACGAGACCGGGTCCGCGGGGACCACCACCGAACCGGCGATCAGCACCTCCGCACCGGCCGAGGCGTTCGTCTACCCCGGCGAGGAGTGGGAGCGGGCCGACGCCGCCGAGATGGGCTTCGACCCGGCCGCCCTGGAGGCCGTCGCGGCCACCGCCGAGGAGCTCGACTCGTCGTGCTTCGTCGTGACCCGCAAGGGCAAGGTCGTCGGCGAGTGGTACTGGGACGGCACCGAGCCCACCACGACCAGTGAGGTCTTCTCCGTCACCAAGTCGATCACCAGCACCCTGGTCGGCCTGGCCCAGGCCGACGGCGCCCTGGCCATCGAGGACCCAGCCTCGGACTACATCGAGGAGTGGGTGGGCACCGACTCCGAGGTGGTGACCATCGAGCACCTGCTGAGCAACGACTCCGGGCGGGAGTGGAGCTTCGGCCTCGACTACGTCGAGCTGCCGCGGGCCGCCGACCGGACCCAGTTCGCCATCGACCTCGGCCAGCAGTACCCGCCGGGCGAGGCGTGGTCCTACAACAACGCCGCCATCCAGACCCTCGACCGGGTGATCTCGGTCGCGACCGGCGAGGTCACCGCCGACTACGCCCGCGAGCGGCTGTTCGAGCCCATCGGCATGGACGCCACCGAGATGGCGCCGGGCAACGCCGACGGCACCGCCACGAGCGCCTTCTTCGGCCTCCAGTCGACCTGCGAGGACCTGGCCCGCTTCGGCTACCTGTTCTTGCGCGACGGCACGTGGGAGGGCGAGGAGGTCGTCCCGGCGGCGTGGGTCGACGAGGCCACCGGGGCCCCTTCGCAGGAGCACAACGCCGCCTACGGCTACCTGTGGTGGCTCAACACCGAGGGCCGGATCCTCGGCCCGCTCCAGGCCGTCTCCCCGACGGCGGAGCCCGAGGAGGTGGTGGGCCAGATCGCCCCCGGCGCCCCCGAGGACATGTTCACCGCCCAGGGCCTCGGCGGCCAGATCGTGATGGTCGACCCGGGCTCCGAGACGGTGATCGTCCGACTCGGGTCCGGCCCCGCCGGCGACCCGCAGTCCGGCTTCCGGGCCCCCGACGCGGCGCGGGTCCTGACCGAGGCGCTCGTGGATCCGTAG
- a CDS encoding HNH endonuclease signature motif containing protein, with protein MFEALATTISDLDIPVDGDALDEALFLRDRLDAKLCEAVCRFDDTNEWDTAEGCASMTAWLRIKGRMTNSDAQRMATTARRLRHLPVLRAAWVSGEVSGGHVAAVVANLNDRTAPLFQAGEDDLVPMLGGLDVAGAVVAMKSWAAHAKETLDDGHEGEPDPDRSAHLSPTLSGGRLDANLEPEAFHAAQAALRLAMGNKTDGDERTPAQRRHDALAEIFNHFLDHQSDHKGGRHRPHVNITVPLESLLGGKGQGCFDDGTPITAQAARRLACDANVHRVITRADGTVLDYGRSTRTIPAPLFQALCIRDKGCRFPGCDRPAHRTDGHHVAEWIAHRGPTNLRNLVLLCRYHHGVVHRPGWAIELRPDATVIITTPDGRKRRSQPVDRRALAA; from the coding sequence ATGTTCGAGGCGCTCGCCACCACCATCTCCGACCTGGACATCCCGGTCGATGGCGACGCCCTCGACGAGGCGCTGTTCCTGCGTGATCGCCTCGACGCCAAGCTCTGCGAGGCCGTCTGCCGGTTCGATGACACCAACGAGTGGGACACCGCCGAGGGCTGCGCCTCGATGACCGCCTGGCTCCGCATCAAGGGGCGGATGACCAACAGCGACGCCCAACGGATGGCCACCACCGCCCGCCGTCTCCGCCACCTCCCGGTGCTGCGCGCTGCCTGGGTGTCGGGTGAGGTGTCGGGTGGTCACGTCGCGGCGGTGGTGGCCAACCTCAACGACCGCACCGCCCCGCTGTTCCAGGCCGGCGAGGACGACCTCGTCCCCATGCTGGGCGGCCTGGACGTGGCCGGGGCGGTGGTGGCCATGAAGTCCTGGGCTGCCCACGCCAAGGAGACCCTCGACGACGGCCACGAGGGTGAGCCCGACCCGGACCGCTCCGCGCACCTGTCGCCGACGCTGTCGGGTGGGCGGTTGGACGCGAACCTCGAGCCCGAGGCCTTCCACGCCGCCCAGGCCGCCCTCCGGTTGGCCATGGGCAACAAGACAGACGGCGACGAGCGGACACCCGCCCAACGCCGCCACGACGCCCTGGCCGAGATCTTCAACCACTTCCTCGACCACCAGTCCGACCACAAGGGCGGGAGGCACCGCCCGCACGTGAACATCACGGTCCCGCTGGAGTCGTTGCTCGGGGGTAAGGGGCAGGGGTGCTTCGACGACGGGACCCCGATCACCGCGCAGGCCGCCCGGCGGTTGGCGTGTGATGCGAACGTCCACCGGGTCATCACCCGCGCTGATGGCACCGTCCTCGACTACGGGCGCTCCACGCGGACGATCCCGGCGCCGTTGTTCCAGGCGCTGTGCATCCGCGACAAGGGGTGCCGGTTCCCGGGCTGTGACCGGCCCGCGCATCGCACCGACGGCCACCACGTCGCCGAGTGGATCGCCCACCGAGGACCGACGAACCTGCGGAACCTGGTGCTGTTGTGCCGGTACCACCACGGCGTCGTCCACCGCCCCGGCTGGGCCATCGAGCTCCGACCCGACGCCACCGTCATCATCACCACCCCCGACGGACGCAAGCGACGATCCCAGCCCGTCGACCGACGGGCCCTCGCCGCCTGA
- a CDS encoding NAD(P)-binding domain-containing protein: MPSTRDDLVVIGGNAGGLSTAVAARRAGLARVRVLEAGTAMALPGVVGQHGLDAAYGEQVTTIDLDGDDLVVTTARQAYRTRAVLVAQRQHAGDWTPPVPSATNGRVTVDTLPEHPADEDVLVVGYTDHAVELTAALADVGAGVVLAAGGMDPTRLSPVADGALRRLERERLATLLYRSVPTQIGEVDGYPMAFFGDRRTPDLQFDHVVFASGRSALGPTDVGLSDAALASGRVWFMGEDDETGDLPSAPSWRVAGDLLGALFPEVDQPEPPSPLARRGKHAGVIDELRAEHYNATITHFEPTHSDLWVLRVKPDHGSVSHLPGQYASLGLGFWEERIDDAVDPGLDSRWDKMVRRSYSISHPIFDEHGYLAGDADELEFYIVLVPPTDGNVPGLTPRLALKRPGDRIYLGPKVAGRYTLAPVVDPASTAIFLSTGTGEAPHNAMVTELLRKGHHGPIVSAVSVRQWADLGYRAQHDELARRYPNYRYIPLPTREPDVPKRYIQDLVRDGDLGELDPSATHVFLCGNPAMIGLPEEVDGAERFPEVTGVVELLTERGFTLDKRTQRGTIHFEEYW, encoded by the coding sequence ATGCCGTCGACCCGTGACGACCTGGTGGTGATCGGCGGCAACGCCGGTGGGCTCTCGACCGCGGTGGCGGCCCGACGGGCCGGTCTCGCCCGGGTGCGGGTGCTCGAGGCGGGGACGGCGATGGCCCTGCCCGGCGTCGTGGGCCAGCACGGCCTCGACGCCGCCTACGGCGAGCAGGTCACCACCATCGACCTCGACGGCGACGACCTCGTCGTCACCACCGCCCGCCAGGCGTACCGGACCCGGGCCGTGCTCGTCGCCCAGCGCCAGCACGCCGGCGACTGGACGCCGCCGGTGCCCAGCGCGACCAACGGCCGGGTCACCGTCGACACCCTCCCCGAGCACCCGGCCGACGAGGACGTCCTGGTCGTCGGGTACACCGACCACGCCGTCGAGCTCACCGCCGCCCTGGCCGACGTGGGCGCCGGCGTGGTCCTGGCCGCCGGTGGCATGGACCCGACCCGGCTCTCACCGGTGGCCGACGGCGCCCTGCGGCGGCTGGAGCGCGAGCGCCTGGCCACCCTGCTGTACCGCTCGGTCCCGACCCAGATCGGCGAGGTCGACGGCTACCCGATGGCCTTCTTCGGCGACCGGCGCACGCCCGACCTCCAGTTCGACCACGTGGTCTTCGCGTCGGGGCGCAGCGCCCTGGGCCCGACCGACGTCGGGCTGTCCGACGCCGCCCTGGCGTCGGGCCGCGTGTGGTTCATGGGCGAGGACGACGAGACCGGCGACCTGCCCTCGGCCCCCAGCTGGCGCGTCGCCGGCGACCTGCTCGGCGCCCTCTTCCCCGAGGTCGACCAGCCCGAGCCCCCGTCGCCGCTGGCCCGCCGGGGCAAGCACGCCGGCGTCATCGACGAGCTCCGGGCCGAGCACTACAACGCGACCATCACCCACTTCGAGCCGACCCACTCCGACCTGTGGGTGCTGCGGGTGAAGCCCGACCACGGGTCGGTGTCGCACCTCCCCGGGCAGTACGCCTCGCTCGGGCTCGGCTTCTGGGAGGAGCGCATCGACGACGCCGTCGACCCCGGCCTCGACAGCCGCTGGGACAAGATGGTCCGCCGGTCGTACTCGATCTCCCACCCGATCTTCGACGAGCACGGCTACCTGGCGGGCGACGCCGACGAGCTCGAGTTCTACATCGTGCTCGTCCCGCCGACCGACGGGAACGTCCCCGGCCTCACGCCCCGCCTGGCCCTCAAGCGCCCCGGCGACCGGATCTACCTCGGCCCCAAGGTGGCCGGGCGCTACACGCTCGCCCCGGTGGTCGACCCGGCCTCGACGGCGATCTTCCTCTCGACCGGCACCGGCGAGGCGCCCCACAACGCCATGGTCACCGAGCTGCTGCGCAAGGGCCACCACGGCCCGATCGTGTCGGCCGTGTCGGTGCGGCAGTGGGCCGACCTCGGCTACCGCGCCCAGCACGACGAGCTGGCCCGCCGGTACCCCAACTACCGCTACATCCCGCTGCCGACCCGCGAGCCCGACGTCCCCAAGCGCTACATCCAGGACCTGGTCCGCGACGGCGACCTGGGCGAGCTCGACCCGAGCGCGACCCACGTCTTCCTGTGCGGCAACCCGGCCATGATCGGCCTGCCCGAGGAGGTCGACGGCGCCGAGCGCTTCCCGGAGGTCACCGGCGTCGTCGAGCTCCTGACCGAGAGGGGCTTCACCCTCGACAAGCGCACCCAGCGGGGCACGATCCACTTCGAGGAGTACTGGTAG
- a CDS encoding zinc-binding dehydrogenase translates to MIAVWMDEVGGPEVLVARETPDPVPGPGEVLVDVAVASITFVETQVRGGRGPFPAAPPVIPGNGVGGVVRSVGPAGDPGLVGRRVVTTTGGSGGYASLVAVPADGLVAVPDGLGLDVATALLADGRTATLLARTVAARPGARVLVLAAAGGVGTLLVQMVGAAGAIVVGSAGGPDKLDVVRSLGAAEVVDHRVPGWAEAVEPVAVVLDGVGGPVGREAFERVAPGGRVLRYGMASGSFTEIGPEEAAARAVTLLETGRPTPAEMGALTASALAEAAAGRLRPVIGQRFPLARAADAHRAMESRRTIGKTLLEIRR, encoded by the coding sequence ATGATCGCCGTGTGGATGGATGAGGTCGGGGGCCCCGAGGTGCTGGTGGCGCGGGAGACGCCGGACCCGGTGCCCGGCCCCGGCGAGGTGCTGGTCGACGTGGCGGTGGCCTCGATCACCTTCGTCGAGACCCAGGTCCGGGGCGGGCGGGGGCCGTTCCCGGCGGCTCCGCCGGTCATCCCGGGCAACGGCGTGGGCGGGGTCGTGCGATCCGTCGGCCCCGCTGGCGACCCTGGGCTCGTCGGGCGTCGGGTCGTGACGACCACCGGCGGCTCCGGCGGCTACGCCTCGCTCGTGGCCGTCCCGGCCGACGGGCTGGTCGCGGTGCCCGACGGCCTCGGGCTCGACGTGGCCACCGCCCTCCTGGCCGACGGGCGGACGGCGACGCTCCTGGCCCGGACCGTGGCCGCCCGACCCGGGGCGCGGGTGCTGGTCCTGGCGGCCGCCGGCGGGGTCGGGACGCTGCTGGTCCAGATGGTCGGCGCCGCCGGGGCGATCGTCGTCGGCTCGGCCGGCGGACCCGACAAGCTGGACGTCGTCCGGTCGCTGGGCGCGGCCGAGGTCGTCGACCACCGGGTGCCGGGCTGGGCGGAGGCCGTGGAGCCGGTCGCCGTCGTGCTCGACGGCGTCGGTGGCCCGGTCGGACGGGAGGCCTTCGAGCGGGTGGCCCCGGGCGGCCGGGTGCTCCGGTACGGCATGGCCAGCGGCTCGTTCACCGAGATCGGGCCCGAGGAGGCCGCCGCCCGTGCCGTCACCCTCCTCGAGACCGGACGCCCCACGCCGGCGGAGATGGGCGCGCTCACGGCGTCGGCCCTGGCCGAGGCGGCCGCCGGACGACTGCGCCCGGTCATCGGCCAGCGCTTCCCCCTGGCCCGCGCCGCCGACGCCCACCGCGCCATGGAGTCCCGCCGGACGATCGGCAAGACCCTCCTCGAGATCCGCCGCTGA
- a CDS encoding SgcJ/EcaC family oxidoreductase codes for MATTATTGSLDPADAAAITDLLTRLQVGFNANEPDATAAIFTDDAVSIPPPGNVVRDAADLHAYQTARLTGQAADWRIEVAVEGLTPVAPDVVIAHVRQDMTIPGGSFSNVGTAVAVRRAGAWRIARYHNSRILDSARGTAA; via the coding sequence ATGGCCACCACCGCCACCACCGGATCGCTCGACCCCGCCGATGCCGCCGCCATCACCGACCTCCTCACCCGCCTCCAGGTCGGCTTCAACGCCAACGAGCCCGACGCCACCGCCGCCATCTTCACCGACGATGCCGTGTCGATCCCCCCGCCGGGGAACGTCGTCCGCGACGCCGCCGACCTCCACGCCTACCAGACCGCCCGGCTCACCGGTCAGGCGGCCGACTGGCGGATCGAGGTCGCGGTCGAGGGGCTCACGCCGGTCGCCCCCGACGTGGTGATCGCCCACGTGCGCCAGGACATGACCATCCCCGGCGGGTCGTTCTCGAACGTCGGCACGGCCGTCGCCGTCCGTCGGGCCGGCGCCTGGCGCATCGCCCGCTACCACAACAGCCGCATCCTCGACTCGGCCCGGGGCACCGCCGCCTGA
- a CDS encoding SIP domain-containing protein, protein MTDAATTTPPTAAAVEASEPDAIATYLATDGADVVARMNTDFADAVLLVGRVLGGRPEATSAALVGLDARGVDAVAVDAEDEHRCRVDFDEEVTDPLMFTAALLGLVVRAREVSGEEGLTRAEQEVARLSAIRTFVTSVVAVEDVHPHLRQITFGGGDLHAFVPNGPDAFVYVLLPPPGRTELTVDQSFSWEAVPDMAEADRPVGAYYTVRRWRPEAGELDVLFVLHGDTGPASAWAARAQVGDPVALWGPRTSWDPPADTDHYVLVADETGLPAVAGVLDLLPPEASIQVVAEVASPAERQDLPDHPGATVTWLSRGGAEAGTATHLLVDAVRSLEWRGDHPYVFGGGESRALTEVRRHVRDERGCPREAVSLVAYWRHAADTDDAVEAAAADDGVEAAAAAG, encoded by the coding sequence GTGACCGACGCCGCCACCACGACGCCCCCGACCGCCGCCGCCGTCGAGGCCTCCGAGCCCGACGCGATCGCCACCTACCTCGCGACCGACGGGGCCGACGTGGTGGCCCGGATGAACACGGACTTCGCCGACGCCGTCCTCCTCGTCGGCCGGGTCCTGGGCGGGCGCCCCGAGGCCACCTCGGCCGCCCTGGTCGGCCTCGACGCCCGGGGCGTCGACGCGGTGGCCGTCGACGCCGAGGACGAGCACCGGTGCCGGGTCGACTTCGACGAGGAGGTCACCGACCCCCTCATGTTCACCGCCGCCCTCCTGGGCCTGGTGGTGCGGGCCCGCGAGGTCTCGGGCGAGGAGGGTCTGACCCGCGCCGAGCAGGAGGTCGCCCGGCTCTCCGCCATCCGCACGTTCGTCACGTCGGTGGTCGCGGTCGAGGACGTCCACCCCCACCTGCGGCAGATCACCTTCGGCGGGGGCGACCTGCACGCCTTCGTCCCCAACGGGCCCGACGCCTTCGTCTACGTCCTGCTGCCCCCGCCCGGTCGCACCGAGCTGACCGTCGACCAGTCGTTCTCGTGGGAGGCGGTCCCCGACATGGCCGAGGCCGACCGGCCCGTCGGCGCCTACTACACCGTCCGTCGCTGGCGCCCCGAGGCCGGCGAGCTCGATGTCCTGTTCGTCCTCCACGGCGACACCGGCCCGGCGTCGGCCTGGGCGGCCCGGGCGCAGGTCGGTGATCCCGTCGCCCTGTGGGGGCCGCGCACCTCGTGGGACCCGCCGGCCGACACCGACCACTACGTGCTGGTCGCCGACGAGACCGGCCTGCCCGCCGTCGCCGGCGTCCTCGACCTCCTGCCCCCGGAGGCGTCGATCCAGGTCGTGGCCGAGGTGGCCTCGCCGGCCGAGCGCCAGGACCTCCCCGACCACCCGGGCGCCACCGTCACGTGGCTGTCCCGCGGTGGGGCCGAGGCCGGCACCGCGACGCACCTCCTCGTCGACGCCGTGCGCTCGCTGGAGTGGCGGGGCGACCATCCGTACGTCTTCGGCGGGGGCGAGAGCCGGGCCCTCACCGAGGTCCGGCGCCACGTCCGCGACGAGCGGGGCTGCCCCCGTGAGGCGGTCTCGCTGGTCGCCTACTGGCGCCACGCCGCCGACACCGACGACGCGGTCGAGGCCGCCGCCGCGGACGACGGGGTCGAGGCCGCCGCCGCTGCCGGCTGA
- a CDS encoding alpha-ketoglutarate-dependent dioxygenase AlkB has protein sequence MGSGSTTARTSRLGGVPAALPASGPATGTQLGLALVADDRTAPRPVAVLPDVVHVPGWLGPAEQADLVAAFRRWAVPPAGLRHPRVPTGHLMTVQSVCLGWHWQPYAYSRTADDTDGAPVKPLPPDLAALARRAASETGVPGAAAFAPDAAIVNLYAPGAHLGLHQDGEEPSDAPVVTISLGDACTFRLAGTDRRTGPFTDVRLESGDLLVFGGRNRRIFHGVPKIVAGTGPPGLDLPPGRLSITVRETGFG, from the coding sequence ATGGGTTCCGGCTCGACGACCGCCCGCACCAGCCGCCTCGGCGGGGTGCCGGCCGCCCTCCCCGCGTCGGGTCCGGCGACGGGCACGCAGCTGGGCCTGGCCCTCGTCGCTGACGACCGGACGGCGCCCCGCCCGGTCGCGGTCCTCCCCGACGTCGTCCACGTCCCGGGCTGGCTCGGTCCGGCCGAGCAGGCCGACCTGGTCGCCGCCTTCCGCCGTTGGGCCGTCCCGCCCGCCGGGCTGCGGCACCCGCGCGTGCCGACGGGGCACCTGATGACCGTGCAGTCGGTCTGCCTGGGGTGGCACTGGCAGCCCTACGCCTACTCCCGCACCGCCGACGACACCGACGGTGCCCCGGTGAAGCCCCTCCCACCGGACCTGGCGGCCCTGGCCCGGAGGGCGGCGTCGGAGACCGGTGTGCCCGGGGCCGCCGCCTTCGCGCCCGATGCCGCCATCGTGAACCTCTACGCCCCCGGCGCCCACCTCGGCCTGCACCAGGACGGCGAGGAGCCGTCGGACGCCCCGGTCGTGACCATCAGCCTGGGAGACGCCTGCACGTTCCGCCTGGCCGGCACCGACCGCCGCACCGGGCCGTTCACCGACGTCCGCCTCGAGAGCGGGGACCTGCTGGTGTTCGGGGGCCGCAACCGCCGGATCTTCCACGGGGTGCCCAAGATCGTCGCCGGCACCGGGCCACCGGGCCTCGACCTGCCTCCCGGCCGTCTCAGCATCACCGTCCGCGAGACCGGCTTCGGCTGA
- a CDS encoding NAD(P)-dependent oxidoreductase has product MQLTGQRIVVVGVTGRVAKPLALALAAAGNDVIGAARFTDEAARAELEAAGITCAPVDLNRGDLDALPAAADGDLVDVVLNLAVAQSGRWPVDLRINAEAAGEVLARIRPGRFLHCSTTGVYAPKGHEAMAETDALGDNHAVMMPTYSISKIAAETVVRTVGRIFDVPTTIARLNVPYGDGHGWPAFHLMMMQAGQAVPVHVDGPTEYTPIHDVDILRTLPALLDVASVPATIVNWAGSERVSVEDWCAHLGELTGLTPTFERTDRCLESVVADTTLLESLAGPSTIDWRTGFRRLVETSFPDLVAR; this is encoded by the coding sequence ATGCAGCTCACGGGTCAGCGCATCGTCGTCGTCGGGGTGACCGGTCGGGTGGCCAAGCCCCTGGCCCTCGCCCTCGCCGCCGCCGGCAACGACGTCATCGGCGCCGCCCGGTTCACCGACGAGGCCGCCCGGGCCGAGCTCGAGGCGGCCGGGATCACCTGCGCCCCGGTCGACCTCAACCGGGGCGACCTCGACGCCCTGCCGGCGGCGGCCGACGGGGACCTCGTCGACGTCGTGCTCAACCTGGCCGTGGCCCAGTCGGGGCGCTGGCCCGTCGACCTCCGCATCAACGCCGAGGCCGCCGGCGAGGTCCTGGCCCGCATCCGGCCCGGGCGCTTCCTCCACTGCTCGACGACCGGCGTCTACGCCCCCAAGGGCCACGAGGCCATGGCCGAGACCGACGCCCTCGGCGACAACCACGCGGTGATGATGCCGACCTACTCGATCTCCAAGATCGCGGCCGAGACGGTGGTGCGGACGGTCGGTCGGATCTTCGACGTGCCCACCACCATCGCCCGGCTCAACGTCCCCTACGGCGACGGCCACGGCTGGCCCGCCTTCCACCTGATGATGATGCAGGCCGGCCAGGCCGTCCCGGTCCACGTCGACGGCCCGACCGAGTACACGCCGATCCACGACGTCGACATCCTCCGCACCCTGCCCGCGCTCCTCGACGTCGCGAGCGTGCCGGCGACGATCGTCAACTGGGCCGGCTCCGAGCGCGTCAGCGTCGAGGACTGGTGCGCCCACCTGGGCGAGCTGACCGGCCTGACGCCGACCTTCGAGCGCACCGACCGGTGCCTGGAGAGCGTCGTCGCCGACACCACCCTCCTCGAGTCCCTCGCCGGCCCCTCCACCATCGACTGGAGGACCGGCTTCCGCCGCCTCGTCGAGACCAGCTTCCCCGACCTGGTCGCCCGCTGA
- a CDS encoding twin-arginine translocase TatA/TatE family subunit, whose translation MNLGAPELAILLVVVLVLFGGAKLPQLARSLGEARRELEAATGERPASAPAGHSPVDPL comes from the coding sequence GTGAACCTGGGAGCCCCCGAGCTGGCCATCTTGCTCGTCGTCGTGCTCGTCCTCTTCGGCGGGGCCAAGCTGCCGCAGCTGGCCCGGAGCCTGGGCGAGGCCCGGCGCGAGCTCGAGGCCGCCACCGGCGAGCGCCCCGCGTCCGCTCCGGCTGGTCACTCACCCGTCGACCCCTTGTAA